In one Leishmania infantum JPCM5 genome chromosome 7 genomic region, the following are encoded:
- a CDS encoding putative 60S ribosomal protein L7a gives MTVRSSPTANLYLTYLLLSCPICTSPFPFATLIRTHLHHRVAPAFAFLLFFGCAHVCACVLARLLLPYFHSTFSASISRRAEKSMPGKEVKKATQPAKAASPYKKPAVASHFAARPKNFGIGQDVPYARDLSRFMRWPTFVTMQRKKRVLQRRLKVPPALNQFTKVLDRASRNEALKLIKKYAPETRKARRERLHKAAEEKKKDPKKTVSTRAPLAVVTGLQEVTRAIEKKQARMVVIANNVDPVELVLWMPNLCRANKIPYAIVKDMARLGDAIGRKTATCVAITDVNAEDEATLKNLIRSVNARFLSRSDVIRRQWGGLQLSLRSRAELRKKHARNAGVDAAAIIQ, from the coding sequence ATGACTGTGCGCTCCTCTCCTACGGCAAACCTTTATCTCACGTATTTACTTCTCTCTTGCCCCATTTGTACATCTCCTTTTCCCTTCGCCACACTCATACGCACGCACCTTCATCACCGCGTTGCGCCCGCCTTCGCATTCTTGCTTTTCTTTGGTTGTGCtcacgtgtgtgcatgcgtccTTGCGCGTCTACTGCTCCCCTATTTCCACTCCACATTCTCCGCCAGCATATCACGACGAGCAGAAAAAAGCATGCCCGGCAAGGAAGTGAAGAAGGCGACGCAGCCCGCGAAGGCCGCGTCTCCGTACAAGAAGCCCGCTGTCGCGTCGCATTTCGCGGCCCGCCCGAAGAACTTCGGTATTGGCCAGGATGTGCCGTACGCGCGTGACCTGTCCCGCTTCATGCGGTGGCCGACGTTCGTGACGATGCAGCGCAagaagcgcgtgctgcagcgccgcctgaaggtgccgccggcgctgaaCCAGTTCACGAAGGTGCTGGACCGCGCGAGCCGAaacgaggcgctgaagcTGATCAAGAAGTACGCGCCGGAGACCCGCAAGGCTCGCCGCGAGCGCCTGCACAAGGCTGCcgaggagaagaagaaggacCCGAAGAAGACGGTATCGACGAGGGCTCCCCTGGCTGTTGTGACCGGTCTGCAGGAGGTGACGCGCGCGATCGAGAAGAAGCAGGCCCGCATGGTTGTGATCGCGAACAACGTGGACCCTGTGGAGCTCGTGCTGTGGATGCCGAACCTGTGCCGCGCGAACAAGATCCCGTACGCCATCGTGAAGGACATGGCGCGCCTGGGCGACGCGATTGGGCGGAAGACGGCGACGTGCGTTGCGATCACCGACGTGAACGCCGAGGATGAGGCGACGCTGAAGAACCTGATCCGCTCCGTGAACGCTCGCTTCCTGTCCCGCTCGGACGTGATCCGCCGCCAGTGGGGTGGTCTGCAGCTGTCTCTGCGATCtcgcgcggagctgcgcaagaagCACGCCCGCAACGCTGGTGTGGACGCCGCGGCCATCATTCAGTAA